The Achromobacter pestifer genome includes a region encoding these proteins:
- a CDS encoding SDR family NAD(P)-dependent oxidoreductase encodes MKVPVCLVTGAASGIGAATALRFAREGWAVAINNFDHGTRAAAEAVAAQCGDAGAQTLIVDADVGDDAACRGMVDAVAAKWGRLDAVVNSAGTTRVIPHGDLDAIDASEFERVYRVNLIGMFQMTRAAAPLLRDRPTGAASGCVINISSLASLNGTGSSIAYAASKGAVNSLTLSLARNLAPQVRVNAIAPGMVDDGLLRRVLGDEAYARVIDGMRENSPLKRVSQPSEVAELAWFIAARAPAMTGQVLAIENGLMLNT; translated from the coding sequence ATGAAAGTGCCCGTCTGTCTGGTAACCGGCGCGGCCAGCGGCATCGGGGCCGCCACGGCCCTGCGTTTCGCGCGTGAAGGCTGGGCCGTGGCCATCAACAATTTCGACCACGGCACCCGCGCGGCGGCCGAGGCGGTGGCCGCGCAGTGCGGCGACGCTGGCGCTCAGACCCTTATCGTGGACGCCGACGTGGGCGACGACGCCGCCTGCCGCGGCATGGTCGATGCCGTCGCGGCGAAGTGGGGACGGCTGGACGCGGTCGTGAACAGCGCGGGCACGACGCGCGTGATTCCGCACGGCGACCTCGACGCGATCGACGCCAGCGAATTCGAACGCGTCTACCGCGTGAACCTCATCGGCATGTTCCAGATGACGCGCGCCGCGGCTCCGCTGTTGCGCGACCGCCCGACAGGCGCGGCGTCGGGCTGCGTCATCAATATTTCTTCGCTGGCATCCCTGAATGGCACGGGATCGTCCATCGCCTATGCGGCCTCGAAGGGCGCGGTCAATTCGCTGACGCTGTCGCTCGCGCGCAATCTCGCCCCGCAGGTCCGCGTGAATGCCATCGCCCCGGGCATGGTCGACGACGGCCTGCTGCGGCGCGTGCTGGGCGACGAGGCCTACGCGCGCGTGATCGACGGCATGCGCGAGAACTCGCCGCTCAAGCGGGTGTCGCAGCCGTCGGAAGTCGCGGAACTGGCCTGGTTCATCGCCGCCCGCGCCCCGGCCATGACCGGTCAGGTGCTGGCCATCGAAAACGGCTTGATGCTCAACACCTGA